GCATGGCCCCCGCCGCGGCCGCGACCATCACCCGCGGCAGGCGCCAGGGCAGCAGATCGGCGAAGAGCGTGCCGGTGGCGAGATGCAACCCCGCCGGCCCGCGGCCGAGGGTGAGGGCCGCGAGCACCAGGCCCAGGGCGAGCAGAGAGAGCCCGGCCAGCACCAGGCCCGGCCGGGCGCGTGGCAGGTCACGCGCCGCCGCCGCCCGGGCCGGCGGGCGCTCGATCATCCTGAGCCGGGGCAGCAGCCAGAGCAGCAGCGGCCCGCCGAGCAACGCGGTCGCAGCCCCGGTCGGCAGGCCGGCGATGCCGCGCGCTTCGAGCAGCATGACCGCACCATCGGTCGCCCAGAGCAGCACCGCGCCGATCACCGGGCTCCAGACCAGCTGGCCGGCAGGGCTGCGGGCGCCGGCCGCCCTTGCGAGGGCCGGGGCCGCCAGCCCCACGAAGCCGATCACCCCCACTTCCGAGACCACCGAGGCGGCAAGCCCCGCCGCCACCGCAACGGCGGCGAGCCGCACCCGGGTAAGCGACAGCCCCAGGCTGCGCGCCGCGCCGTCATCCAGTGCGAACAGGGTGAGCGGGCGGATCAGCAGGGCGCCGACGCCAACCGCCAGGCCGAGCCGGAGCGCCAGCCCCGTTGCCGGCCCCCAGCTCTGCTGGGCGAGCGCCCCGCCGCCCCAGATGAACAGCGACATCATATAGCGGCCATCGGCCAGGATCGCGGCGGCGGCGATCGCGCCTGCGATCAGCGTGACCATCATGCCGGCAAGCACCACCGAGACCGGCTCCAGCCCGCGCCGCCAGGTCAGCGCCAGCACCAGGGCGACGGCGGCAAGCCCGCCGGTCGCGGCGATGCCCTCGCGCGCGGTCGCCAGCCAGAGCGGCGCATGGATCGTCGCCAGCACCAGCGCCAGCTGGGCGCCCGAGGCGATGCCGAGGGTGGCCGGCTCCGCCAGCGGATTGCGCAGCACCCGCTGCAACAGCGCGCCCGAAAAGCCGAGCGCCGCCCCGGCCAGGATCGAGACCAGGATGCGCGGTGCCACGCCATCCCGGCGGATGATCGCATCCAGAACCGGATCGGCCGAAAAACTGCGGCCGAGGGCGAGCGCCGACAGCAGCGCCGCCAATGCCGCAACCGCCAGCCAGACCAGCGCGCCCGGCCAGACCAGCGCGCCCGGGCTGAACGGGCGGAACCGCTCAGCCATGGGGCACCATCGCGGCCGAGAGCAGCCGCGCGAAACGCGCGGCGGTCGGCAGGGCGCCGAAGGGGTTGACGGGGTCGATGATCAGCACGCGGCCCTCGCGCACCGCCGGCAGGGCCTGCCAGAGCGTTGCCCGGCCCAGCCGGCGCAGCGTGTCGGGCGGCATCGGCCCGATCAGCGCGATCCAGGCCTCGGGCCGGGCGGCCAGCGCCTCGATGCCGACCGGTGCAGTGCCGCCATAGCGGGTCTCCGCCCCCCAGGCATTGGCGAGGCCCATGCGGTCGGCAACGGCACCCGGCAGCGAATCCGGCCCGAAGGCGCTGACATGGGCGGCATCACCGGGGGTGACCAGAAAGACCGGCCGGCCGCCGGCGGCGGCACGCGCGGCGGCCCCGGCCGTGGCGATGACGGCGGCGGTATCGGCGATCACGGCCCCGGCCGCCGCCGCCCGGCCAAGCCGCAGGCCCAGTGCACGGGTCGCCGCCTCGGCCGCGCCATAGGGCGCCACACCCGGCCGGTGGATCGAAATCGTCTCGACCGGTGCGATGCGGGCGAGATTGGGGGCGGCCCAGGCATGGAAGGCGGAATTCAGGATCAGATCGGGCGCGGCCAGGCGCAGCAGCTCGAAATTGATCGCACCGCGCAGGCCCAGATCGGCGACGCCGGCGGGCACCGGCGGCTCGACCACGGTTTCGCGGAACTGGCGGAGTTCGGCCGCCGCCACCGGCACGATGCCGAGCGCCAGCACGGTTTCAAGCAGCGCCCAGTCGATCACGGCCAGACGTTCGGGTGCAGCCGCCCACGCCCGCCCGCCCGCAGAGAGGACGAGTGCCGCACCGGCCGCGATCAGCAGCCTGCGGCGGGTGAGGTCAGCGGACATAGGCGACCGCCGCCCCGGTATCGGGATGCGGAAAGATGCCCATGGGCAGGCCATAGATCCGGCCCAGCACATCGGGCGTCAGGATCGCGTCGGGCCGGCCGCGGGCGAGGATGCGGCCCGCCGCCAGCGCCAGGATCTCGTCGGCGAAGCGCGCCGCCATGTTCACGTCGTGCAGCACCATCACCACGGTCTGGCCGC
The window above is part of the Tistrella mobilis genome. Proteins encoded here:
- the fhuB gene encoding Fe(3+)-hydroxamate ABC transporter permease FhuB, which encodes MAERFRPFSPGALVWPGALVWLAVAALAALLSALALGRSFSADPVLDAIIRRDGVAPRILVSILAGAALGFSGALLQRVLRNPLAEPATLGIASGAQLALVLATIHAPLWLATAREGIAATGGLAAVALVLALTWRRGLEPVSVVLAGMMVTLIAGAIAAAAILADGRYMMSLFIWGGGALAQQSWGPATGLALRLGLAVGVGALLIRPLTLFALDDGAARSLGLSLTRVRLAAVAVAAGLAASVVSEVGVIGFVGLAAPALARAAGARSPAGQLVWSPVIGAVLLWATDGAVMLLEARGIAGLPTGAATALLGGPLLLWLLPRLRMIERPPARAAAARDLPRARPGLVLAGLSLLALGLVLAALTLGRGPAGLHLATGTLFADLLPWRLPRVMVAAAAGAMLAAAGAVMQRVTANPLASPDVLGVGAGAGLGLALVLLGLDLPSTGARLAGAAAGSAAVLAFILAIAGRAGFGAERLLLAGLATAALANAVLVAVIATGGFRAFELLGWLAGSTAAITPGDAWIAAGAALLLILPLGLAGRVLALLPLGAPVAQAAGLTVGRSRFLLVLLSALLTAAAALHVGPLGFVGLIAPHAARLLGLRRPQGQLAGAVLIGIALMVAADWLARMAAFPYQLPVGLFASILGGPYLVWLLGRGRHRRS
- a CDS encoding ABC transporter substrate-binding protein, which produces MSADLTRRRLLIAAGAALVLSAGGRAWAAAPERLAVIDWALLETVLALGIVPVAAAELRQFRETVVEPPVPAGVADLGLRGAINFELLRLAAPDLILNSAFHAWAAPNLARIAPVETISIHRPGVAPYGAAEAATRALGLRLGRAAAAGAVIADTAAVIATAGAAARAAAGGRPVFLVTPGDAAHVSAFGPDSLPGAVADRMGLANAWGAETRYGGTAPVGIEALAARPEAWIALIGPMPPDTLRRLGRATLWQALPAVREGRVLIIDPVNPFGALPTAARFARLLSAAMVPHG